One window of Thioflexithrix psekupsensis genomic DNA carries:
- a CDS encoding hybrid sensor histidine kinase/response regulator — protein sequence MQSLLCVIWFILYIRYHHNYASIAEKWLWIEILLNALSGLGWGLCWVLFINPDSLGSVILLNAMISGVLTAYAIATPLHKLATATCMSFCIFPIVIKSLFFMTNPVFYWLGMASLLLLIFAYMFSLKLHDLYLKMLLQVEENIGLVNELQKEKQQLEQLNIEKTRFLAAASHDLRQPIQAMKLFIDILASLLTQTPQKEILSKIEESSQSLSGLLEPLLDISRLDSGTIKPQPQWIYIDDLFYHIEQQYNGFAAKNQITLRCVSTSQQAFIDSAQLERILSNLVDNAIKHMKRKGKIVLGLRKQKHGFRIEVWDNGQGVPEAEHEKIFYEFYQVDNPERNRNKGIGLGLSIVKRLTKLMGGQLTFRSVLGKGCYFSLYFPLIEGEKTIVQETKIIPLLDETIALPQANVLIIEDDNHVIEALIRLLEHWGLNTRHAYNAETALSTLDTFSPDLILTDYQLQQGETGLAIIKLVEHHLNRPIPSLIITGNTSEDTVKFLQTLPIPVFYKPIAAGKLKLALYQLLK from the coding sequence ATGCAAAGCCTACTTTGTGTTATTTGGTTCATTTTATACATTCGCTATCATCATAATTATGCGTCTATTGCTGAGAAATGGTTATGGATTGAAATTTTACTTAATGCCTTATCGGGTTTGGGATGGGGCTTATGTTGGGTATTGTTTATTAACCCTGACAGTTTAGGTTCTGTCATTTTGCTTAATGCGATGATTTCAGGAGTATTAACGGCTTATGCCATTGCCACACCCCTGCACAAATTGGCGACAGCAACTTGCATGTCTTTTTGCATATTTCCTATTGTTATTAAATCGTTATTTTTTATGACTAACCCTGTTTTTTATTGGTTAGGTATGGCTTCTTTATTACTGCTTATTTTTGCTTATATGTTTAGCCTTAAATTGCATGATTTATATTTAAAAATGTTATTACAGGTAGAAGAAAATATTGGATTGGTTAATGAATTGCAAAAAGAAAAACAACAGCTTGAACAATTAAATATAGAAAAAACCCGTTTTCTTGCGGCTGCGAGTCATGATTTACGTCAACCGATTCAAGCCATGAAATTATTTATTGATATTTTAGCTTCATTATTAACCCAAACTCCGCAAAAAGAAATTTTAAGCAAAATTGAAGAATCCAGTCAAAGTTTATCGGGTTTGCTTGAACCATTGCTTGATATTTCTCGCCTTGATTCTGGCACGATTAAACCGCAACCACAATGGATTTATATTGATGATTTGTTTTATCATATTGAGCAACAATACAATGGTTTTGCGGCTAAAAATCAAATTACTTTACGTTGTGTAAGTACATCGCAACAGGCTTTTATTGATTCGGCGCAGTTAGAACGAATTTTAAGTAATTTGGTGGACAATGCAATTAAGCACATGAAACGAAAGGGAAAAATTGTATTGGGTTTGCGCAAACAAAAACACGGTTTTAGGATTGAAGTTTGGGATAATGGGCAAGGTGTTCCTGAAGCGGAACACGAAAAAATTTTTTATGAATTTTATCAAGTGGATAATCCTGAGCGTAATCGTAATAAAGGAATTGGCTTGGGTTTGTCAATTGTCAAGCGTTTAACTAAATTAATGGGAGGTCAATTGACTTTTCGTTCTGTTTTAGGAAAAGGATGTTATTTTAGTTTATATTTTCCTTTAATAGAAGGGGAAAAGACGATTGTGCAAGAGACCAAAATTATTCCTTTATTAGATGAAACAATAGCATTACCACAAGCAAATGTTTTAATTATTGAAGATGATAATCATGTCATTGAAGCACTCATAAGATTATTGGAACATTGGGGATTAAATACTCGTCATGCTTATAATGCAGAAACCGCTTTATCTACTTTAGATACATTTTCACCTGATTTAATTTTAACGGATTATCAATTACAACAAGGAGAAACAGGATTAGCTATTATTAAATTAGTGGAACACCATTTAAATCGCCCAATTCCTAGTTTAATTATTACAGGCAATACCTCAGAAGATACCGTTAAATTTTTGCAAACATTACCCATTCCCGTTTTTTATAAACCCATTGCCGCAGGGAAGTTAAAACTGGCATTATATCAATTATTGAAATAA